A genomic segment from Candidatus Korarchaeum cryptofilum OPF8 encodes:
- a CDS encoding M28 family metallopeptidase — MRAVTLALISLLLLSLLPASAEEEKVIGKIDIEYAKYIENKLTSIGSYKEPKFLGFRVAGTPEDLETANFIAEEMRKMGLVNVSLEPVPLDAWEFKGARLELSNGKVIIASSFGGVPGTGSEGISGEIVYVGDGTRGNYEGLNVSGKLVLAYWNPDISWFNMIAHEAMIHGAKGVILFNPPNGSYAQHPNALHSFDGLYSSDFIPMIVISKEDAQEIIEMLKSGPVEAKMVNLATLKRGTGWNTIGYIPGRRADEYILIAAHHDAWFYGAMDDTGAVAALLTLAKAIKESGYVPERTLVFMTHTAEEYGIVDAYHDWLIGAWWRITQAHPEWRKKAIAYINLEGMAIKGVPLGVDASPELSTFISEILDESKELLPYGRGELEDVYCWTEAWPYAAAGVPSINLDTFSPWFRQNLYHTQFDSPEIIDWDYLGKIVSLTAKILIRLDKSELLPYDFSARAAHLRENLNETRMKQLGAEPEELMKGVEELEKAFSEFKNLSKNASSDVIVKVNSKLREAAYIMLSELTALDPWDNTIYPHQQVESDALFLSSALDALKGGDVNEALSMIESVSINWYDSFYSYEVFKRELLHKSPNYERITWGGLGHLAPPIDLWKEYNSLREKSMANITNYDAEIRSIENHLKETKALYQERLRDIAKALSSASSLIREANSILKSTTTQKTEVREETVTPQEAISLIPAVLISILVIVILLVIYLRRRK, encoded by the coding sequence ATGAGAGCTGTAACCCTCGCCCTCATATCCCTCCTCCTCTTAAGCCTCCTCCCCGCCTCAGCCGAGGAGGAGAAAGTCATCGGGAAAATAGATATAGAGTACGCGAAGTACATCGAGAATAAGTTAACGAGCATCGGATCATACAAAGAGCCTAAATTCTTGGGTTTTAGAGTGGCAGGGACTCCTGAGGACCTAGAAACAGCTAATTTCATCGCTGAGGAGATGAGGAAGATGGGTTTAGTCAACGTCTCCTTGGAACCCGTCCCATTAGATGCTTGGGAATTCAAGGGGGCTAGATTGGAGCTCAGCAACGGCAAGGTGATCATAGCCTCCTCCTTCGGGGGCGTCCCGGGGACTGGGAGTGAGGGGATAAGCGGCGAGATCGTGTACGTGGGAGATGGTACTAGAGGCAATTACGAAGGTTTGAATGTCAGTGGGAAGCTCGTCCTCGCGTACTGGAATCCTGATATCAGCTGGTTCAATATGATAGCTCATGAAGCGATGATCCACGGGGCCAAAGGCGTGATCCTCTTCAATCCGCCTAATGGAAGTTACGCTCAGCACCCCAATGCTTTACATTCTTTCGATGGTCTCTACAGCTCGGATTTCATTCCGATGATAGTCATAAGTAAGGAAGACGCTCAGGAAATAATTGAGATGCTGAAATCAGGTCCTGTAGAGGCTAAGATGGTGAACCTCGCTACTTTGAAGCGTGGTACTGGATGGAACACTATAGGCTACATCCCCGGGAGGAGGGCTGATGAGTACATACTGATAGCGGCGCATCACGATGCTTGGTTCTATGGAGCTATGGATGATACTGGTGCTGTGGCTGCGCTTCTAACTTTAGCTAAAGCCATAAAGGAGAGCGGTTACGTCCCGGAGAGGACTTTAGTATTCATGACACACACAGCTGAGGAGTACGGGATTGTAGATGCTTATCACGATTGGCTCATAGGTGCTTGGTGGCGTATAACTCAAGCTCATCCCGAGTGGAGGAAAAAGGCAATAGCATACATAAATCTCGAGGGGATGGCAATTAAAGGCGTTCCCTTAGGTGTAGATGCCTCCCCAGAGCTCTCCACATTTATCTCGGAGATCCTCGATGAGAGCAAAGAGCTCCTGCCTTACGGAAGGGGGGAATTGGAAGATGTTTATTGCTGGACCGAAGCATGGCCTTACGCAGCTGCAGGCGTTCCCAGCATAAACTTGGATACATTCTCCCCCTGGTTCCGTCAGAACCTATATCATACTCAGTTCGATTCCCCCGAGATAATTGATTGGGATTACTTAGGGAAGATAGTCTCCCTGACAGCTAAGATCCTCATAAGGCTGGATAAGTCCGAGCTTCTACCCTATGACTTCAGCGCGAGGGCTGCTCACTTGAGGGAGAATTTGAATGAGACTAGGATGAAGCAACTCGGAGCTGAGCCTGAAGAACTCATGAAGGGAGTTGAGGAACTTGAGAAAGCATTCTCTGAGTTCAAGAACTTGAGTAAGAATGCATCATCGGATGTAATAGTGAAAGTGAATTCAAAGCTGAGGGAAGCTGCTTATATCATGCTATCGGAACTTACAGCTCTCGATCCCTGGGATAACACGATATACCCGCATCAGCAAGTTGAGTCCGATGCGCTCTTCCTGAGCTCCGCTTTAGATGCTTTGAAGGGAGGCGATGTCAATGAAGCCCTATCGATGATAGAATCCGTGAGCATAAACTGGTACGATTCGTTCTACAGTTACGAAGTATTCAAGAGGGAGCTCCTGCACAAATCCCCGAATTATGAGAGGATAACTTGGGGAGGCCTGGGCCATTTAGCGCCACCAATAGACCTCTGGAAGGAGTATAACTCCCTAAGGGAGAAGTCCATGGCCAATATCACGAACTACGATGCTGAAATTAGATCTATCGAGAACCACCTGAAGGAGACGAAGGCCCTCTATCAGGAGAGGCTGAGAGATATAGCTAAAGCACTGAGTTCAGCTAGCTCCCTCATAAGGGAGGCGAACTCAATCCTCAAATCGACCACGACTCAGAAGACAGAGGTCAGGGAGGAGACCGTAACACCGCAGGAGGCTATCTCACTAATACCAGCTGTACTGATCTCGATCTTAGTGATCGTAATATTGCTCGTGATCTACTTGAGGAGGCGTAAATAA
- a CDS encoding DMT family transporter yields MSSKSGVIPLLLAAFLWSTIGLATKRALNAGSDAFWIGGMRAGVSAVLSLIFLRRRVLDFKLALIGIFFTGPLYLIYVFSVMHSGMGIAAVLLYTAPVIVIILAKFLLNESLNTRKLIALILSFSGIVAVGLRGGGNLDLVAIALGLGSSLSYSGIILGVRKLAVSGYDEIELGLGPQVWAALELLPLLSLSRGSLNLDSMISIVYLGIFPSFLAYYLHAMGLKRIEAGPASIISNLEPISALILGIFLGEQPGLLGFLGSALIISSAIIVSWRR; encoded by the coding sequence GTGAGTTCCAAGAGCGGCGTAATACCACTTCTATTAGCGGCATTCCTCTGGAGCACTATAGGTTTAGCGACTAAGCGCGCCTTGAATGCAGGCTCGGATGCCTTCTGGATAGGAGGGATGAGGGCTGGAGTCAGCGCTGTACTCTCCCTGATTTTCCTGAGGAGGAGGGTGCTCGATTTTAAGTTGGCCCTCATAGGCATCTTCTTCACGGGCCCCCTCTATCTGATATATGTCTTCAGCGTCATGCACTCTGGCATGGGGATAGCCGCCGTGCTCCTCTACACAGCCCCCGTCATAGTGATAATACTCGCGAAATTCTTGCTGAATGAGAGCTTGAACACGAGGAAGCTCATAGCCCTCATCTTATCCTTCTCTGGAATAGTTGCCGTGGGATTGAGGGGAGGAGGAAATCTGGACTTAGTTGCGATAGCCCTGGGATTGGGGAGCAGCTTATCCTACTCGGGCATAATCTTGGGTGTCCGGAAACTTGCCGTTTCCGGATACGATGAGATAGAGCTCGGCCTGGGCCCGCAGGTCTGGGCAGCTTTAGAGCTCCTCCCCCTCTTATCTCTCTCCAGAGGAAGCCTCAATCTCGATTCTATGATCTCAATTGTTTATTTGGGTATCTTCCCATCCTTCTTAGCTTATTACTTGCATGCGATGGGGCTCAAGAGGATCGAAGCTGGTCCAGCTAGCATAATATCGAACTTAGAGCCGATATCTGCGTTAATTCTGGGTATCTTTCTCGGGGAGCAGCCCGGTTTACTTGGATTCTTAGGGTCGGCTCTAATAATATCGAGCGCAATTATAGTGAGTTGGAGGAGATAA
- a CDS encoding RuvB-like helicase, whose protein sequence is MEIEEIGGVKVERIGAHSHIKGLGLDERGKAKFAADGLVGQLRAREAAGLVVKMAKEGRLSGKAVLLAGPPGTGKTAIAVAIARELGEGVPFIQLSGSEIYSAERKKTEVLMEAMRKAIGVKVREMRKVYEGEVTEIDIKTGSSPYNPFVKVPQEAVITLKTTSEEKKLRVGPNVARQLVEFGISEGDVIMIDAESGRVSKIGRTQESYTYDLEAEQIVPRPDGTVLKEKEFVYVMTLDDLDNMYARRRGGFFSLLFGVGEREIDPEVRAAVDQQVKEWVEAGRAEIIPGVMFIDDAHMMDIEALSFISRAMESELVPIIILATNRGITRIRGTEIEAPFGMPLDLLDRLVIIVTDKYNGDEIEHILRIRAKEEGIEVSEDALKSLRKLGEERSLRYAVQILGIAGVKARSEGKKAIGIEDVEEVSLRFSDVKEAVDHLRKYEEELLK, encoded by the coding sequence ATGGAGATAGAGGAGATAGGAGGAGTTAAGGTAGAGAGGATAGGTGCTCATAGCCACATAAAGGGATTGGGCCTCGATGAGAGGGGGAAGGCTAAGTTCGCTGCAGACGGCCTAGTGGGTCAGCTCAGGGCTAGGGAGGCCGCTGGACTAGTAGTTAAGATGGCGAAGGAGGGGAGGCTGAGCGGGAAAGCGGTACTATTAGCTGGCCCCCCTGGGACGGGGAAGACAGCTATAGCTGTCGCTATAGCTAGGGAGTTGGGAGAGGGGGTCCCGTTCATCCAGCTCAGTGGCTCTGAGATATACAGCGCTGAGAGGAAGAAGACTGAAGTGCTCATGGAGGCGATGAGGAAGGCTATAGGGGTGAAGGTAAGGGAGATGAGGAAAGTATATGAGGGGGAAGTGACTGAGATAGATATAAAGACGGGATCCAGCCCATACAATCCTTTTGTTAAAGTCCCTCAAGAGGCCGTAATAACTCTGAAGACTACTAGCGAGGAGAAGAAGCTTAGAGTTGGCCCTAACGTTGCCAGGCAGCTCGTGGAGTTCGGGATAAGCGAGGGAGATGTCATAATGATAGATGCGGAGAGCGGGAGGGTATCCAAAATAGGGAGGACTCAGGAATCTTACACATACGACCTGGAAGCTGAGCAGATAGTTCCAAGGCCGGATGGGACTGTGCTGAAGGAGAAGGAGTTCGTCTATGTGATGACACTCGATGACCTCGATAATATGTACGCTAGGAGGAGAGGCGGATTCTTCTCCCTCCTCTTCGGGGTCGGGGAGAGGGAGATAGACCCTGAGGTGAGGGCAGCTGTCGATCAGCAAGTCAAGGAGTGGGTGGAAGCGGGAAGGGCTGAGATAATCCCGGGTGTTATGTTCATAGACGATGCCCATATGATGGACATAGAGGCTCTAAGCTTCATAAGCAGGGCTATGGAGAGCGAGCTAGTCCCGATAATAATACTGGCTACGAACAGGGGTATAACGAGGATAAGGGGGACTGAGATAGAGGCCCCGTTCGGGATGCCCTTAGATCTTTTGGATAGGCTCGTCATAATAGTGACTGATAAATACAATGGGGATGAGATAGAGCATATACTCAGGATAAGAGCGAAGGAGGAGGGGATAGAGGTCAGCGAGGATGCTCTCAAGTCCCTCAGGAAACTGGGTGAGGAGAGGTCTTTGAGATACGCTGTCCAGATACTCGGTATAGCTGGCGTCAAAGCTAGGTCCGAGGGGAAGAAGGCAATAGGAATTGAGGACGTTGAGGAAGTCTCATTGAGGTTCAGCGATGTTAAAGAAGCTGTAGATCACCTCAGGAAGTATGAGGAAGAGCTCCTCAAGTGA
- a CDS encoding RNA-binding protein translates to MKDPRLLAVEIAAAYLKEVPDKMIKGLDLRYVSSEVQRVVYSFLPLEELEANGMLEGIERIGEDLRGAWLQARGSCRSPNDFLNAARIRFASIIFSGLRKRIGREKRIYSGTDCFWGTIVRSEGFDGLKALLIDAKDRYDIVTNLDVRGRVAFAILPPRRFDKFVSEGMLIEAEGQGNPGEPAKPTERGKGAIESVLREEAGKLNIKL, encoded by the coding sequence TTGAAGGACCCGAGGTTATTAGCGGTCGAGATAGCTGCTGCATACCTGAAGGAAGTCCCGGATAAGATGATCAAGGGCTTGGACTTGAGGTATGTTAGCAGTGAGGTCCAGAGGGTAGTTTACAGCTTCTTACCCCTCGAGGAACTGGAGGCTAACGGGATGCTCGAAGGGATCGAGAGAATAGGGGAGGATCTGAGGGGAGCATGGCTTCAAGCTAGAGGGTCATGCCGCTCACCTAACGATTTTCTGAATGCAGCTAGGATTAGATTCGCATCAATAATTTTTTCAGGTCTTAGGAAGAGGATAGGGAGGGAGAAGAGAATTTATAGTGGTACTGATTGCTTCTGGGGGACGATAGTCAGATCCGAGGGGTTCGATGGTCTTAAAGCATTGCTGATCGATGCTAAAGATAGATACGATATTGTCACGAACTTGGATGTGAGGGGGAGGGTGGCTTTCGCAATACTACCTCCGAGGAGGTTCGATAAGTTCGTGAGCGAGGGGATGCTGATAGAGGCTGAAGGCCAGGGCAACCCCGGCGAGCCAGCTAAACCGACTGAGAGGGGCAAGGGGGCGATAGAATCCGTCCTAAGGGAGGAAGCTGGAAAACTGAACATAAAGCTATGA
- a CDS encoding phosphoadenosine phosphosulfate reductase domain-containing protein, producing the protein MRLYWDPLENVPLVSRRSREAFTVPISKVSDPRPAFDWDLKLLKRVLEDQFGAGAYEDLIINEVVLLGRAPYLDTSYEVIADGTVLGHLFFDIYEFKWYFRPNLPSLIRIGHRIERRTIQGRRGEEIGEAEPGDPKYLVLENGIAERIGNKYVVIKEFKKTKEPLDVKNNWSKVISVNEPSVLSKEFESIRMIWRLTKGKRAIVSFSGGKDSSVLLELARRSDINFLTYFNDTGLELPETISFVESTGCDIIGDAGDSFWRSLDRFGPPARDYRWCCKVIKLMPTYRALKHLRPGLTLVGQRRYESSARMRSPYMWRNDWLPGFLTAAPLNDWSNLQTWLYIRVRNLRVNPLYFEGFERLGCYLCPASRLSDYMRLRERYSSLWERWEEFLMKYSRERGYDTCWLTYGMWRWVDPPERMRKLCGTVREKPIKASIDGTISVSELDYERFINLSRTSRSAMKVLEDRLILSEDPIEALRILARANLCTGCGVCLEYCERKAIKLSEKASVDDSCNGCGLCNEVCPLSSYFMKLIDIS; encoded by the coding sequence ATGAGGCTCTACTGGGATCCGCTGGAAAATGTCCCGCTGGTCTCTAGACGCTCGAGGGAAGCCTTTACTGTCCCCATATCCAAGGTCAGCGATCCCAGGCCAGCATTCGATTGGGACCTCAAACTATTGAAGAGGGTCCTTGAGGATCAATTCGGTGCGGGAGCTTATGAGGATCTAATAATCAATGAAGTGGTTCTTCTGGGAAGGGCACCCTACTTGGATACATCCTATGAAGTAATAGCCGATGGGACTGTATTAGGGCACCTCTTCTTCGATATATACGAGTTCAAGTGGTACTTCAGGCCCAATCTCCCCTCTCTAATCAGGATAGGACATAGGATCGAGAGGAGGACCATCCAAGGCAGGAGAGGGGAGGAGATAGGGGAAGCTGAGCCGGGGGATCCGAAGTACTTAGTGCTCGAGAATGGAATTGCCGAAAGGATCGGGAATAAATACGTGGTTATTAAGGAATTTAAGAAGACTAAGGAGCCATTGGATGTTAAAAATAACTGGAGTAAGGTAATTTCGGTGAATGAGCCTTCAGTTCTATCCAAGGAGTTCGAATCCATTAGAATGATTTGGCGATTGACGAAAGGAAAGAGGGCCATAGTGTCCTTCTCTGGAGGTAAGGACAGCTCTGTGCTGTTGGAACTAGCGAGGAGAAGCGATATCAATTTCCTGACTTACTTCAACGATACCGGATTGGAGCTCCCTGAGACCATCAGCTTCGTTGAGAGTACAGGTTGCGATATAATCGGAGACGCTGGCGATTCATTCTGGAGGAGCCTCGACCGCTTCGGTCCACCTGCGAGGGATTACAGGTGGTGCTGTAAAGTGATAAAGCTCATGCCGACATATAGGGCCCTTAAACACCTCAGACCGGGCTTAACTTTGGTGGGTCAGAGGAGGTATGAATCCTCTGCTAGGATGCGCAGCCCATATATGTGGAGGAACGATTGGCTCCCCGGCTTCCTGACAGCCGCCCCACTGAACGATTGGAGCAACCTGCAGACATGGTTATACATAAGGGTAAGGAACTTGAGGGTAAATCCGCTCTACTTCGAGGGATTTGAGAGGTTGGGATGCTACTTATGTCCAGCATCACGACTATCGGATTACATGAGGCTGAGGGAGAGGTACAGCTCCCTCTGGGAGAGGTGGGAGGAATTCCTGATGAAATACTCGAGGGAGAGGGGTTACGATACTTGCTGGCTGACCTACGGGATGTGGAGATGGGTTGATCCTCCTGAGAGGATGAGGAAGCTCTGCGGAACTGTCAGGGAGAAGCCGATAAAGGCTTCTATAGATGGAACGATCTCGGTGAGTGAACTAGACTACGAGAGATTCATTAACCTCTCCCGCACCTCAAGGAGCGCTATGAAGGTCCTGGAGGATAGGCTAATTCTCAGCGAGGATCCTATTGAGGCCCTGAGAATATTGGCCAGGGCCAATCTTTGTACAGGATGCGGTGTCTGCTTAGAATATTGTGAGAGGAAAGCTATAAAGCTCTCAGAGAAGGCCTCAGTCGATGATTCCTGCAATGGATGCGGGCTCTGTAATGAAGTATGTCCTCTCTCGTCTTACTTCATGAAGTTAATTGATATCTCATAG
- a CDS encoding winged helix-turn-helix domain-containing protein translates to MPCSRKSSAKKEVKEKEEVKLDDLSKKILDAMKKLGRPVKCGEIAKELGVPVQQVTGKMRSLVKSGLVKKAEEGTYKLP, encoded by the coding sequence ATGCCCTGCAGTAGGAAGTCCTCAGCTAAGAAGGAAGTCAAGGAGAAGGAGGAGGTAAAACTAGACGATTTATCTAAAAAGATATTAGATGCTATGAAGAAGCTGGGAAGACCTGTTAAATGCGGAGAAATTGCGAAGGAGCTGGGAGTGCCTGTACAACAGGTAACCGGGAAGATGAGATCCCTCGTCAAGTCCGGATTGGTCAAGAAAGCTGAAGAGGGAACATACAAGCTTCCTTAA
- a CDS encoding 3-hydroxyacyl-CoA dehydrogenase/enoyl-CoA hydratase family protein — protein sequence MRIAVLGAGTMGHGIAQVAAMAGYEVYLRDVSDEFVQRGIERIRASLSKFLEKGKISREEMESVLSRIHGTTDLGSAVKNVDFVIEAVPEVFDIKAEIFREIDRIAPPNTVFATNTSSLPISELASVTSRPDRFVGMHFFNPPQLMRLVEVVRGDRTSEETVRKTIELAKSMGKEPILVKKDVPGFIVNRILVRWLNEACLIAEREGKDMKLIDSSLKGRAGLPMGAFELSDYIGLDVMRDIIDAMVGRGFALKPCSKWYELVSKGMLGAKTGQGFYDWSKGRPQIPPNPDADFDPMEVLCMAVNEAAWLLRNDVASAEEIDKAVILGLNFPKGPLRMGDEYGLDKIKGIIERKAKEFGLPEYAVDPLISEKVARGELGINSGRGFFDYSIKQKEFGPVIYKESPPIAWIKLNRPEKLNALDDDMVRGILSALEEARKEEIRVVVITGEGKAFCAGADIRGFKGIGPIDAFNLSKRLNSAFREIYEFPKPVIAMINGFALGGGLELAMACDLRVASERAQFGQPEITLGIITGAGGSFRLPELVGIPKAKELMFTGDMITADEALRIGLVNRVVKHDNLEEETRNLAMKIAERPPIAISIYKALLNGQKYDAEALAFGLVFSTEDSGEGINAFLEKRKPEFKGR from the coding sequence ATGAGGATAGCGGTTTTAGGAGCCGGAACGATGGGTCATGGGATAGCTCAGGTAGCTGCGATGGCAGGTTATGAGGTCTACTTAAGGGATGTGAGCGATGAATTCGTCCAAAGAGGGATAGAGAGAATAAGAGCGAGCTTAAGTAAATTCTTAGAGAAGGGAAAAATCAGCAGGGAGGAGATGGAGTCTGTTTTAAGCAGGATACACGGAACCACGGACCTGGGATCGGCCGTAAAGAATGTGGATTTCGTTATAGAGGCCGTTCCGGAAGTATTCGATATTAAAGCGGAGATATTCAGGGAGATAGATCGGATAGCTCCTCCTAATACAGTATTCGCGACTAATACCAGCAGCTTACCGATATCGGAGCTAGCATCAGTAACTTCAAGGCCAGATAGATTCGTAGGGATGCACTTCTTCAATCCCCCTCAGTTGATGAGGCTCGTTGAGGTCGTCAGGGGAGATAGGACTTCCGAGGAGACCGTGAGGAAGACGATCGAGTTAGCTAAATCGATGGGGAAGGAGCCCATATTGGTGAAGAAGGACGTCCCGGGATTCATAGTGAACAGGATACTAGTTAGGTGGCTCAATGAAGCTTGTCTAATAGCTGAGAGGGAAGGGAAGGATATGAAACTCATAGATAGCTCCCTAAAGGGGAGAGCAGGGCTTCCCATGGGAGCCTTCGAGCTCTCCGATTACATAGGCTTGGATGTGATGAGGGATATAATAGATGCTATGGTGGGGAGGGGCTTCGCTCTCAAGCCCTGCTCTAAGTGGTACGAATTAGTAAGCAAGGGGATGCTAGGCGCTAAGACAGGCCAGGGTTTCTATGACTGGAGTAAGGGAAGGCCTCAGATTCCACCTAATCCTGATGCTGATTTCGATCCAATGGAAGTGCTCTGCATGGCAGTGAATGAAGCTGCCTGGCTCCTCAGGAACGATGTAGCTTCCGCTGAGGAGATAGATAAAGCTGTGATCCTGGGTTTGAACTTTCCGAAGGGCCCCCTCAGGATGGGTGATGAGTACGGATTGGATAAGATAAAGGGCATAATAGAGAGGAAAGCTAAGGAATTCGGACTCCCTGAATACGCTGTCGACCCTCTGATAAGCGAGAAAGTAGCTAGAGGGGAGTTAGGTATCAACTCGGGCAGGGGGTTCTTCGATTACAGCATCAAGCAGAAGGAGTTCGGCCCAGTTATCTATAAAGAGAGCCCTCCGATCGCCTGGATAAAGCTGAATAGACCGGAGAAATTGAACGCATTGGATGATGATATGGTCAGAGGGATCCTATCGGCGCTTGAGGAAGCGAGGAAGGAGGAGATAAGGGTAGTAGTGATAACTGGTGAGGGCAAGGCTTTCTGCGCGGGAGCTGATATAAGGGGCTTCAAGGGGATCGGTCCCATAGATGCTTTTAATCTATCTAAACGGCTAAACAGTGCTTTCAGGGAGATATATGAATTTCCGAAGCCCGTTATAGCTATGATAAATGGATTCGCCCTCGGAGGGGGGCTGGAGCTGGCTATGGCATGCGATCTGAGGGTGGCAAGTGAGAGGGCTCAGTTCGGTCAGCCCGAGATAACTCTGGGAATAATAACCGGGGCCGGAGGGTCTTTCAGGCTCCCCGAATTAGTTGGGATCCCCAAGGCCAAGGAGCTCATGTTCACTGGGGATATGATAACTGCTGATGAGGCCCTGAGGATAGGCCTGGTCAATAGGGTCGTTAAGCATGATAATCTAGAGGAGGAAACTAGGAATCTAGCTATGAAGATAGCTGAGAGGCCTCCAATAGCTATCTCAATATATAAGGCGTTACTAAACGGTCAAAAATATGATGCCGAGGCCCTGGCCTTCGGCCTCGTCTTCTCAACTGAGGATTCGGGGGAGGGGATAAACGCCTTTTTGGAGAAGAGAAAACCGGAGTTTAAGGGGAGGTAA
- a CDS encoding PRC-barrel domain-containing protein, translated as MARKISELYEMQVYSSDGVFLGVTEDFTFDDVEGKLVEIEINTGRRGEKRRIPYDSVKACKDIYIVEI; from the coding sequence TTGGCGAGGAAGATATCTGAGCTATATGAGATGCAGGTGTATTCGAGCGATGGCGTCTTCTTAGGCGTAACGGAGGACTTCACTTTCGATGATGTGGAGGGAAAGCTCGTTGAAATAGAGATAAACACGGGGAGGAGGGGGGAGAAGAGGAGGATCCCTTACGATTCGGTAAAGGCCTGCAAGGACATATACATAGTGGAGATATGA
- a CDS encoding acetate--CoA ligase family protein encodes MSSRDLLLKAKENGRKSLLEHEAKYFISSYGIPVTNIRLAKSEEEAVNFSREIGFPVVLKIVSPQVVHKSDVGGVKVNLRSEEEVRKAYREIIENVKRNVPNAEIEGILVQEFAPPGVELIIGLLRDPQFGPTVMFGLGGVFVELFRDVSFRVAPLSEQDAESMIKEVKAYKLLTGFRGMEPVDIEAIKDALIRAGRIGVENEEIAEMDLNPVIAYPKGIKVVDARIILR; translated from the coding sequence ATGAGCTCAAGGGACCTATTGCTTAAAGCTAAGGAGAACGGGAGGAAGTCCCTCCTGGAGCACGAGGCCAAGTATTTCATCTCCAGCTATGGGATTCCGGTGACTAATATAAGATTGGCGAAGAGTGAGGAAGAGGCCGTCAATTTTTCAAGGGAGATAGGTTTCCCGGTCGTCCTCAAGATAGTATCCCCTCAAGTGGTCCATAAAAGCGATGTGGGCGGTGTGAAGGTGAACTTGAGGAGCGAGGAGGAGGTGAGGAAGGCTTACAGGGAGATAATCGAGAACGTCAAGAGGAACGTTCCAAATGCTGAGATAGAAGGTATCCTAGTTCAGGAATTCGCACCTCCGGGTGTTGAGCTGATAATAGGTCTCCTGAGGGACCCGCAGTTCGGACCCACTGTCATGTTCGGGCTCGGAGGGGTCTTCGTCGAGCTCTTCAGGGACGTCTCATTCAGAGTCGCCCCTCTATCGGAGCAGGATGCTGAATCAATGATAAAGGAGGTGAAGGCATACAAGCTCCTCACTGGCTTCAGGGGGATGGAACCAGTCGATATAGAGGCGATAAAGGACGCTCTGATAAGGGCAGGGAGGATAGGTGTTGAGAACGAGGAGATCGCTGAGATGGACCTCAACCCAGTGATAGCATACCCCAAAGGTATTAAAGTGGTTGATGCCAGGATAATCCTGAGGTGA